The proteins below are encoded in one region of Cumulibacter manganitolerans:
- the hpf gene encoding ribosome hibernation-promoting factor, HPF/YfiA family: protein MDIVVHGRAVEVPDHFRQHVAEKLERLGRYDSKLMNVDVELSHEKNRKGDDLSQKIERVEITVKTKGPVIRSEATAGDFYTALDDAATKLERRMRKGAERRRNHHGRNGDSVRDPQRQAEAVSAASAEIDGLLASYDAERGDKHESDEHLPGQIVRDKTHPSIPMTAQEAVEQLELVGHDFYLFTCAESGKPSVVYRRKAYDYGVIRLAEAGAAS, encoded by the coding sequence ATGGACATTGTCGTTCACGGACGCGCAGTGGAGGTGCCTGACCACTTCCGGCAGCACGTCGCCGAGAAGCTCGAGAGGCTCGGCCGGTACGACAGCAAGCTCATGAACGTCGACGTGGAGCTGTCGCACGAGAAGAACCGCAAGGGCGACGACCTCTCGCAGAAGATCGAGCGCGTCGAGATCACGGTCAAGACGAAGGGCCCGGTCATCCGTTCCGAGGCCACCGCCGGCGACTTCTACACGGCCCTCGACGACGCCGCGACCAAGCTCGAGCGGCGGATGCGCAAGGGCGCCGAGCGGCGCCGCAACCACCACGGCCGCAACGGCGACTCCGTCCGTGATCCACAACGTCAGGCCGAGGCCGTCTCGGCCGCATCGGCCGAGATCGACGGCCTGCTGGCGTCGTACGACGCCGAGCGGGGCGACAAGCACGAGTCCGACGAGCACCTGCCCGGGCAGATCGTCCGCGACAAGACGCACCCCAGCATCCCGATGACCGCCCAGGAGGCGGTGGAGCAGCTGGAGCTCGTCGGGCACGACTTCTACCTGTTCACGTGCGCCGAGTCCGGCAAGCCCAGCGTCGTGTACCGGCGCAAGGCCTACGACTACGGGGTGATCCGGCTGGCGGAGGCCGGCGCCGCGAGCTAG